One Veillonellaceae bacterium DNA window includes the following coding sequences:
- the dnaX gene encoding DNA polymerase III subunit gamma/tau encodes MAYVALYRQWRPQDFDNLVGQDHISITLKNALSTGRITHAYLFAGPRGTGKTSTAKILAKALNCEHGPTPTPCNTCSNCQKITEGTSMDVFEVDAASNRGIDEIRDLRETVKFAPVDGRYKVYIIDEVHMLTTEAFNALLKTLEEPPAHVVFVLATTEAHKIPATIHSRCQRYDFRRIGVQEIEARLAEVAAKSGLEVANDALRLIAVHADGGLRDALSILDQCTTLGEGAITAVRVRQLLGLVGHEWIWRLTESLAERDVKTALTELDELINKGKDVRQVLLEMALHARSLMLYKAAPEIDNIAMYSEDKAILAEQSAKFSHAELVKLIKLLNEASNEAKWAPEPRIPAEIAFLSACRRSGGEELTDLVERIAILEAKLAGGAPVNATPVRASLTPRAELPSAPPPIPEHNAPVFVPAAAPMAGPKGSAAPTAEPKAAAAPTAVEPAVPKVEFSAGIKEAWDRVLKELIANGKRSVHACVAQGQLISLTDNKATIQFTATFPKERTEKEDFRAILEKIFTQVCGKNIAVSCVLGSAEPKAVKAPPPAQPKANAEAENIAAQHPALREAIKMFGGKIVKEEK; translated from the coding sequence ATGGCCTATGTGGCATTATACCGGCAATGGCGGCCGCAGGATTTTGATAATCTTGTCGGTCAAGATCATATTAGTATTACATTAAAAAATGCGCTCAGCACCGGGCGGATTACGCATGCCTATCTATTCGCCGGCCCGCGCGGCACAGGTAAGACTAGTACGGCCAAGATTTTAGCTAAAGCGTTAAATTGTGAGCATGGACCGACTCCTACGCCCTGCAATACTTGTTCTAATTGCCAGAAGATTACCGAAGGAACGTCGATGGACGTTTTTGAAGTTGACGCCGCCTCAAATCGTGGTATTGATGAAATTCGTGATTTGCGGGAAACCGTTAAATTTGCCCCGGTTGACGGCAGGTATAAAGTATATATTATCGATGAAGTACATATGCTGACTACCGAAGCTTTTAATGCATTGTTAAAGACATTGGAAGAACCGCCGGCCCATGTAGTATTCGTGTTGGCAACGACCGAGGCGCACAAGATTCCTGCAACCATTCACTCAAGATGTCAGCGGTATGATTTTCGCCGCATCGGGGTGCAGGAGATAGAAGCAAGACTGGCTGAGGTTGCGGCTAAGAGCGGCTTGGAGGTCGCTAATGACGCACTTCGGCTAATTGCCGTTCATGCTGACGGCGGGCTTAGGGATGCGTTGAGTATTCTGGATCAGTGTACTACGCTGGGCGAAGGGGCTATTACAGCAGTTAGAGTCCGTCAATTGTTGGGCTTGGTTGGTCATGAATGGATTTGGCGTTTGACTGAGAGTTTGGCTGAACGGGATGTTAAAACGGCGTTAACAGAACTTGACGAACTTATTAATAAGGGGAAAGATGTCAGGCAGGTCTTATTGGAAATGGCGCTCCATGCCCGGAGCCTAATGCTCTATAAGGCTGCGCCGGAGATTGATAATATTGCAATGTACAGCGAGGATAAGGCGATTTTGGCTGAGCAGAGCGCCAAATTTAGCCATGCCGAGCTAGTCAAACTTATTAAGCTTTTAAATGAGGCGTCGAATGAGGCAAAATGGGCGCCTGAACCGCGGATACCGGCTGAAATTGCATTTTTATCGGCATGCCGCCGGTCGGGCGGTGAGGAACTGACTGATTTGGTTGAACGCATCGCGATTCTAGAGGCTAAATTGGCCGGCGGAGCGCCCGTCAATGCTACGCCGGTCCGTGCGTCGCTGACGCCCCGAGCGGAGCTGCCGTCGGCTCCTCCGCCCATCCCTGAGCATAATGCCCCGGTCTTTGTTCCGGCAGCGGCTCCAATGGCAGGGCCAAAGGGTTCAGCAGCCCCAACGGCAGAACCAAAGGCTGCTGCGGCCCCAACCGCTGTTGAGCCTGCTGTACCTAAGGTTGAATTTTCAGCCGGGATTAAAGAAGCTTGGGACAGAGTTCTTAAAGAACTTATTGCCAACGGCAAGCGGTCAGTTCATGCCTGTGTTGCGCAGGGGCAGCTGATTAGCTTGACGGACAATAAAGCAACAATTCAATTTACCGCAACTTTTCCTAAAGAACGTACCGAGAAAGAAGATTTTCGGGCAATTCTTGAAAAGATTTTTACCCAAGTATGCGGCAAGAATATAGCTGTTAGCTGTGTGCTTGGCAGTGCTGAGCCCAAGGCGGTCAAAGCACCTCCGCCGGCCCAGCCTAAAGCCAATGCCGAGGCGGAAAATATTGCGGCTCAGCATCCTGCCTTACGGGAAGCTATTAAAATGTTTGGCGGTAAGATTGTAAAAGAAGAAAAATAA
- a CDS encoding DUF2508 family protein — MQFNLNMATVRNLFEQLLDNKPPEPKPLPKLADVVEQARQEWLAAQSYYDTVSDKDLVDHAVFLMQATEKKYMYLLKQARQMGVTHSPYSPEMSHDGADSLIGSQADLEQ; from the coding sequence ATGCAATTTAACTTAAATATGGCGACGGTACGAAATTTGTTTGAGCAATTGCTAGACAATAAGCCACCAGAACCTAAGCCGCTGCCCAAGCTGGCTGATGTTGTAGAGCAGGCTCGGCAGGAGTGGCTGGCTGCGCAATCATATTATGATACAGTTAGTGATAAGGACTTGGTTGATCACGCAGTCTTTTTAATGCAGGCGACTGAAAAAAAATATATGTATTTATTAAAACAGGCGCGGCAAATGGGAGTAACCCACTCGCCATATTCGCCTGAGATGTCCCATGATGGAGCTGACAGTCTAATTGGCAGTCAGGCCGATTTAGAACAGTAA
- a CDS encoding YbaB/EbfC family nucleoid-associated protein produces MFGNMGNMAGMMKKVQKLQADMAKMQEELKTRTIEVSAGGGAIKVVMNGEKQIKSLKIAPTAVDPEDVEMLEDLVAAAVNEAVKKVEDMMASEMSKLTGGLNLPPGMF; encoded by the coding sequence ATGTTTGGTAATATGGGTAATATGGCTGGTATGATGAAAAAGGTTCAAAAGTTGCAGGCTGATATGGCTAAGATGCAGGAAGAGTTAAAAACGCGCACCATCGAGGTATCTGCTGGGGGCGGAGCTATAAAGGTCGTAATGAACGGCGAAAAACAGATTAAGTCGCTTAAAATTGCGCCTACCGCTGTTGATCCTGAAGATGTCGAAATGTTAGAAGATCTAGTTGCCGCTGCCGTTAACGAGGCTGTTAAGAAGGTTGAAGATATGATGGCAAGTGAGATGAGCAAACTGACTGGCGGCCTTAACCTTCCGCCCGGAATGTTCTAA
- the recR gene encoding recombination protein RecR — protein MQYIAPLVKLIEQFRVLPGIGPKSAVRLAYHILEMDKVKARELAQAIVEAKEKVGYCSQCFNLTDCDPCRICRGENRDRTLLCVIEEPRDVAAMERTREFKGLYHVLHGALSPLEGIGPEEIKVKELLARLQNEEVKEVIMATDPDVEGEATAMYIAKLLKPLGIKVSRIAHGLPVGADLEYADEVTLSKALENRREM, from the coding sequence ATGCAATATATAGCGCCGCTGGTAAAGCTGATTGAGCAATTCCGTGTTTTGCCCGGGATTGGGCCAAAGTCGGCTGTCCGGCTGGCTTATCATATTCTAGAAATGGATAAGGTCAAAGCCCGAGAGTTAGCGCAGGCTATTGTGGAGGCTAAAGAGAAAGTCGGCTATTGCAGCCAATGTTTCAATTTAACCGATTGCGATCCATGCCGGATCTGCCGGGGTGAAAATCGCGACAGGACGCTTTTGTGCGTAATTGAAGAGCCGCGTGATGTTGCTGCTATGGAACGAACACGGGAATTTAAAGGTCTTTATCATGTGCTGCACGGTGCACTGTCGCCGCTTGAAGGAATTGGGCCTGAAGAAATTAAGGTTAAAGAACTGCTCGCCCGCTTGCAGAATGAAGAAGTAAAAGAGGTAATTATGGCAACAGACCCTGATGTCGAGGGTGAAGCTACTGCCATGTATATCGCTAAGTTATTAAAACCGCTTGGTATAAAAGTCAGTCGTATTGCCCATGGCTTACCTGTGGGGGCTGATCTTGAGTATGCTGACGAAGTAACATTGTCTAAAGCGCTGGAAAACCGGCGAGAGATGTAA